The following are encoded in a window of Miltoncostaea marina genomic DNA:
- a CDS encoding bifunctional diguanylate cyclase/phosphohydrolase gives MRAAHTERRLQAAQSALFVVLAAVVVAVAVWAGRGTMEELHRYGVEQARFEGVSEIRITLQDEETAMWMRRAGGEAGTPLESTRDVLAAAGRAAGLAREEIASEPGDSPERRAAEETVRALDDLVRFVATTPASTVVGSAADRRYIAALAPIRGRLVDAADRWAAADGAELRAANADLRATLRRLMTIATAVALAGVLVAGLGWLLIARVRRRVVGALQRATVDLRRLAETDPLTGLANQRTVHDTLRSAVPEARASGRPLSAVMLDLDHFKRINDTHGHAAGDAVLVETARRLTACSRADDLVARIGGEEFLMLLPGTDGAAALAIAERVRAAVVATPFGAATGHLTVSLGVATLGPGLDADALLGHADTALYWAKAHGRNAAYRYGEDGMRGLAPVDEALRRDRAEGLVALRALARAIDARDAATQRHSVRVADMAVALAAELGWSPAQRARLREAGLVHDVGKIGIPDAILLKPGRLDDAEWKVMQGHAALSARIVAEALDGDQVAWVAHHHERWAGGGYPDNRFGEDIPEGARILALADAWDAMTTMRDYAYPLDRMNALAECRRCSGTHFWPAAVRALEALHEAGRLAPQEPREQPALA, from the coding sequence ATGCGCGCGGCCCACACCGAGCGCCGGCTGCAGGCGGCGCAGTCCGCGCTGTTCGTGGTGCTGGCCGCGGTGGTCGTGGCGGTGGCCGTCTGGGCCGGCCGCGGGACCATGGAGGAGCTCCACCGCTACGGCGTCGAGCAGGCCCGCTTCGAGGGCGTGAGCGAGATCCGCATCACCCTCCAGGACGAGGAGACGGCGATGTGGATGCGCCGGGCCGGCGGCGAGGCGGGCACGCCGCTCGAGTCGACGCGCGACGTGCTGGCGGCGGCGGGGCGGGCCGCCGGCCTCGCACGCGAGGAGATCGCCTCGGAGCCGGGCGACTCGCCCGAGCGGCGCGCGGCCGAGGAGACCGTCCGGGCCCTCGACGACCTCGTGCGCTTCGTGGCCACCACCCCCGCATCGACCGTCGTCGGCTCGGCCGCCGACCGCCGCTACATCGCCGCGCTGGCGCCGATCCGCGGGCGCCTGGTCGACGCCGCCGACCGGTGGGCCGCCGCCGACGGCGCCGAGCTGCGCGCGGCCAACGCCGACCTGCGGGCGACGCTGCGCCGGCTGATGACCATCGCCACCGCCGTCGCGCTCGCCGGCGTGCTGGTGGCGGGGCTCGGGTGGCTGCTGATCGCCCGGGTGCGCCGGCGCGTGGTCGGGGCGCTGCAGCGAGCGACCGTCGACCTGCGGCGCCTCGCCGAGACCGACCCGCTGACGGGCCTCGCCAACCAGCGCACCGTGCACGACACGCTCCGGTCGGCCGTGCCCGAGGCGCGCGCGAGCGGCCGGCCGCTCAGCGCGGTCATGCTCGACCTGGACCACTTCAAGCGGATCAACGACACCCACGGCCACGCGGCCGGCGACGCCGTGCTGGTCGAGACGGCGCGCCGCCTGACGGCCTGCTCGCGCGCCGACGACCTCGTGGCGCGGATCGGCGGCGAGGAGTTCCTGATGCTGCTGCCCGGCACCGACGGGGCGGCCGCCCTGGCGATCGCCGAGCGCGTGCGGGCCGCCGTCGTCGCCACGCCGTTCGGCGCGGCGACCGGGCACCTGACGGTCTCGCTGGGGGTCGCGACGCTCGGCCCGGGCCTCGACGCCGACGCCCTGCTGGGCCACGCCGACACCGCGCTCTACTGGGCGAAGGCCCACGGCCGCAACGCGGCCTACCGCTACGGCGAGGACGGCATGCGGGGGCTCGCGCCGGTCGACGAGGCGCTGCGCCGCGACCGCGCGGAGGGGCTCGTGGCGCTGCGCGCCCTCGCCCGCGCCATCGACGCCCGCGACGCCGCCACCCAGCGCCACTCGGTGCGCGTGGCCGACATGGCGGTGGCCCTCGCCGCCGAGCTCGGGTGGAGCCCCGCCCAGCGGGCCCGGCTGCGCGAGGCCGGGCTCGTGCACGACGTGGGCAAGATCGGCATCCCCGACGCCATCCTGCTGAAGCCCGGCCGGCTGGACGACGCCGAGTGGAAGGTGATGCAGGGCCACGCCGCGCTCAGCGCGCGGATCGTGGCCGAGGCGCTCGACGGGGATCAGGTCGCCTGGGTCGCCCACCACCACGAGCGGTGGGCCGGCGGCGGCTACCCCGACAACCGCTTCGGCGAGGACATCCCCGAGGGGGCGCGGATCCTCGCGCTGGCCGACGCCTGGGACGCGATGACCACGATGCGCGACTACGCCTATCCGCTGGACCGGATGAATGCCCTGGCGGAGTGCCGCCGCTGCTCGGGCACGCACTTCTGGCCGGCGGCCGTGCGCGCCCTGGAGGCGCTCCACGAGGCCGGGCGGCTCGCGCCGCAGGAGCCGCGGGAGCAGCCCGCACTGGCGTGA
- a CDS encoding Sec-independent protein translocase subunit TatA/TatB: MLDTSPVQIVIVLAIVLLIVGPRRLPELGRGLGSGIRDFRSGLTGDTAVPRDTEPAGPMAGVPPDAHGPDGVAGG; this comes from the coding sequence ATGCTTGACACCTCGCCCGTCCAGATCGTCATCGTGCTGGCGATCGTCCTGCTGATCGTCGGGCCCCGGAGGCTGCCCGAGCTCGGCCGCGGCCTCGGCTCGGGGATCCGCGACTTCCGGAGCGGCCTCACCGGCGACACAGCCGTACCCCGGGACACGGAGCCCGCCGGGCCGATGGCCGGGGTCCCACCGGACGCGCACGGGCCCGATGGTGTCGCGGGCGGATGA
- a CDS encoding alkaline phosphatase PhoX, with translation MTTIDRSTFLKRSAAAAAGFAVAGPLTAFRARAAVGAPVDGEGYGPLIEQGELALPRGFHHRVISREGDLMSDGSPTPGIFDGMAAFRGPTSTTVLIRNHENRRRPGESPVVVPDDLRYDADPTYNAGCTKVVVTRGGRIARSFAIQGGTSTNCAGGRTPWGSWITSEEVVDAGATGVRHGYNFEIDASADGPVKAEPIRGAGRFVHEAVGWLGGALYQTEDRGPNACLYRYVPSTRPRRAGDLARSTGVLEALAVDGRPGLDTSSGLSVGRPMAVRWVRIDEPEPAADTLRLEAAGKGAAIFDRQEGCWVAGGRFYFCCTSGGPVDLGQVWELDPAAGTLTLIYESPGPHELKNPDNLVVTPTGDLLLCEDADPPMYLRLLTTSGEISDFARAIDAPESEFCGACFDPSGSVLFVNQQGNRDGEGQKVLARTYAITGPWARVRRG, from the coding sequence GTGACGACGATCGACCGATCGACATTCCTCAAGCGCAGCGCGGCGGCGGCGGCGGGGTTCGCGGTCGCGGGGCCGCTCACGGCGTTCCGGGCGCGCGCCGCCGTCGGCGCCCCCGTCGACGGCGAGGGCTACGGGCCGCTGATCGAACAGGGCGAGCTCGCCCTGCCCCGGGGCTTTCACCACCGCGTCATCTCCCGCGAGGGCGACCTGATGAGCGACGGATCGCCGACGCCCGGCATCTTCGACGGCATGGCGGCGTTCCGCGGGCCGACGAGCACGACGGTCCTCATCCGCAACCACGAGAACCGCCGCCGCCCCGGGGAGTCGCCCGTCGTCGTGCCCGACGACCTGCGCTACGACGCCGACCCGACCTACAACGCCGGCTGCACCAAGGTCGTGGTCACGCGCGGCGGCCGGATCGCCCGGAGCTTCGCGATCCAGGGCGGCACGTCGACCAACTGCGCCGGCGGGCGCACGCCGTGGGGCAGCTGGATCACCTCCGAGGAGGTGGTCGACGCCGGCGCGACCGGCGTCCGGCACGGCTACAACTTCGAGATCGACGCGTCGGCCGACGGGCCCGTGAAGGCCGAGCCGATCCGCGGCGCCGGGCGGTTCGTGCACGAGGCGGTGGGCTGGCTCGGCGGCGCGCTCTACCAGACCGAGGACCGCGGCCCCAACGCGTGCCTGTACCGCTACGTCCCGTCCACGCGGCCGCGGCGCGCCGGCGACCTCGCCCGATCGACGGGAGTCCTCGAGGCGCTGGCCGTCGACGGGCGGCCGGGCCTCGACACCTCGTCCGGGCTCTCCGTGGGGCGTCCGATGGCGGTCCGGTGGGTCCGGATCGACGAGCCCGAGCCCGCCGCGGACACGCTTCGGCTCGAGGCCGCCGGCAAGGGCGCGGCCATCTTCGACCGGCAGGAGGGCTGCTGGGTCGCGGGCGGCCGCTTCTACTTCTGCTGCACCTCCGGCGGCCCCGTCGACCTCGGGCAGGTGTGGGAGCTCGATCCCGCGGCGGGCACGCTGACGCTGATCTACGAGTCGCCGGGCCCCCACGAACTCAAGAACCCGGACAACCTCGTGGTCACGCCGACCGGCGACCTGCTCCTCTGCGAGGACGCGGACCCGCCGATGTACCTGCGGCTGCTCACGACGAGCGGGGAGATCTCCGACTTCGCGCGCGCGATCGACGCCCCGGAGTCCGAGTTCTGCGGCGCCTGCTTCGATCCCTCGGGCTCGGTGCTGTTCGTGAACCAGCAGGGCAACCGCGACGGCGAGGGCCAGAAGGTGCTCGCCCGCACCTACGCGATCACCGGCCCCTGGGCGCGCGTGCGCCGCGGTTGA
- the pstB gene encoding phosphate ABC transporter ATP-binding protein PstB produces MHDDPTTSSGAAATVAGNGRVAITPEPAAPPRPPGAHEVVFEARGLDFHYGDFAALKGIDLRIMRNQITALIGPSGCGKSTFLRCLNRMNDLIPGTRVDGEILFHGEDLYASDVDPVDVRRRIGMVFQKPNPFPKSIRDNLGFGMKVNGMKVTDDRIEEVLRRAALWDEVKDKLDQDAFALSGGQQQRLCIARAIAVEPEVILMDEPCSALDPISTLAIEDLMHDLVSRYTIVIVTHNMQQAARVSHTTGFFTVAGMEDNQRYGVLVEHGDTEQIFSAPRDQRTQDYITGRFG; encoded by the coding sequence ATGCACGACGACCCGACCACGTCCTCCGGCGCGGCGGCCACCGTGGCCGGCAACGGGAGGGTGGCCATCACGCCCGAGCCCGCGGCGCCTCCCCGGCCGCCCGGCGCGCACGAGGTCGTGTTCGAGGCGCGCGGCCTCGACTTCCACTACGGCGACTTCGCCGCGCTCAAGGGGATCGACCTGCGCATCATGCGCAACCAGATCACGGCGCTGATCGGGCCGTCCGGTTGCGGGAAGTCGACGTTCCTGCGCTGCCTCAACCGGATGAACGACCTCATCCCGGGCACCCGCGTCGACGGCGAGATCCTGTTCCACGGTGAGGACCTCTACGCCTCCGACGTCGACCCCGTCGACGTGCGCCGGCGCATCGGCATGGTCTTCCAGAAGCCCAACCCGTTCCCGAAGTCCATCCGCGACAACCTCGGCTTCGGGATGAAGGTCAACGGGATGAAGGTCACCGACGACCGCATCGAGGAGGTCCTGCGCCGCGCCGCCCTCTGGGACGAGGTGAAGGACAAGCTCGACCAGGACGCGTTCGCGCTCTCGGGCGGCCAGCAGCAGCGCCTCTGCATCGCGCGCGCGATCGCGGTCGAGCCCGAGGTCATCCTCATGGACGAGCCCTGCTCGGCGCTGGACCCCATCTCCACGCTGGCGATCGAGGACCTGATGCACGACCTCGTCTCCCGCTACACCATCGTGATCGTGACCCACAACATGCAGCAGGCGGCGCGCGTCTCGCACACGACCGGCTTCTTCACGGTCGCCGGCATGGAGGACAACCAGCGGTACGGCGTGCTGGTGGAGCACGGCGACACGGAGCAGATCTTCTCCGCCCCACGCGACCAGCGAACGCAGGACTACATCACCGGGCGCTTCGGGTGA
- a CDS encoding PstA family ABC transporter permease — MAIDTPSGRGLAAPRPLAKKRIRPADALFFGGVLTAVLISMGALVWLLVSILVQGLPVLDWDFLTNRTSTNPERAGFNSSIRVTFVMMVITFAAAVPIGFAAALYLEKFANLSRDQLLTSARARERRLAELRAADAGLPRLALAVARTRMSFAWARLGPPVNRAVDVNISNLAAVPSIIYGLLGLALFVSIVGLQKNMLAGALTLALLVLPIIIIASREAVKAVPVSIEQGAMALGATRWQAVSRQVFPAALPGMLTGTILALSRAIGESAPLIVVGGVVFATQVPSLNPLHADDTPLLAMPLQIFFWAGEPRQEFQDLAAAGIIVLLGTLIVMNLVAIVLRNKFSRRW; from the coding sequence ATGGCCATCGACACCCCCTCCGGGCGCGGCCTCGCCGCCCCGCGCCCGCTCGCCAAGAAGCGCATCCGCCCGGCCGATGCGCTGTTCTTCGGCGGCGTGCTCACCGCGGTGCTCATCTCGATGGGCGCGCTCGTCTGGCTGCTCGTCTCGATCCTGGTCCAGGGCCTGCCGGTGCTCGACTGGGACTTCCTGACGAACCGCACCTCCACCAACCCGGAGCGGGCGGGGTTCAACTCATCGATCCGGGTCACCTTCGTGATGATGGTGATCACCTTCGCCGCGGCCGTGCCCATCGGCTTCGCCGCGGCGCTCTACCTCGAGAAGTTCGCCAACCTGAGCCGCGACCAGCTCCTGACCTCGGCTCGGGCGCGCGAGCGGCGGCTCGCCGAGCTGCGCGCCGCCGACGCCGGCCTCCCCCGGCTGGCGCTGGCGGTCGCGCGCACCCGGATGTCGTTCGCCTGGGCCCGCCTGGGCCCTCCGGTCAACCGGGCGGTCGATGTCAACATCTCCAACCTGGCGGCCGTGCCGTCGATCATCTACGGCCTGCTCGGCCTGGCCCTGTTCGTGTCGATCGTGGGCCTGCAGAAGAACATGCTGGCCGGTGCGCTCACCCTCGCGCTCCTCGTCCTGCCGATCATCATCATCGCGAGCCGCGAGGCCGTGAAGGCGGTGCCCGTCTCGATCGAGCAGGGCGCGATGGCGCTCGGCGCGACGCGCTGGCAGGCCGTCTCGCGGCAGGTCTTCCCGGCCGCCCTGCCGGGCATGCTGACGGGCACGATCCTCGCGCTGTCGCGCGCGATCGGCGAGTCGGCCCCGCTCATCGTGGTGGGCGGCGTCGTCTTCGCCACCCAGGTGCCGAGCCTCAACCCTCTCCACGCCGACGACACCCCGCTGCTGGCGATGCCGCTGCAGATCTTCTTCTGGGCCGGCGAGCCGCGGCAGGAGTTCCAGGATCTGGCCGCCGCCGGGATCATCGTCCTGCTCGGTACGCTGATCGTGATGAACCTCGTCGCGATCGTCCTCCGCAACAAGTTCAGCCGACGCTGGTAA
- the pstC gene encoding phosphate ABC transporter permease subunit PstC: protein MARAGTTPPAEGPAPLRRRRRRPLEQVAILLLAAAATISVLVTVGIVVTLLDEGLPFFTEGDVSVWEFLTGTVWQPVNDSFGVLPLLVASLYIAGIAALVAIPLGLGSAVYLSEYAPERVRRTVKPVLELLAGMPTIVLGFFALESLVPALKAIGVLDETQLFSALAAGIVVGILITPLISSLAEDAMRAVPRSMREGAYGVGATRRHVATRIVFPAALSGIAAGVVLGLSRAVGETMAVTLAAGAQPNLSGDPTAPMQTITAYIVQVSQGEATRGSLTYTSIFAVGILLFVVTLLINLVAVRIVRRFRTVYQ from the coding sequence GTGGCGCGCGCCGGGACCACCCCGCCGGCCGAGGGGCCGGCGCCGCTGCGGCGTCGCCGCCGCCGCCCGCTGGAGCAGGTCGCGATCCTGCTCCTGGCGGCGGCGGCGACGATCTCCGTGCTGGTCACGGTGGGCATCGTCGTCACGCTGCTCGACGAGGGCCTGCCGTTCTTCACCGAGGGTGACGTCTCCGTGTGGGAGTTCCTCACCGGGACGGTCTGGCAGCCGGTCAACGACTCCTTCGGCGTCCTGCCGCTGCTCGTCGCCTCGCTGTACATCGCCGGCATCGCGGCCCTCGTCGCCATCCCCCTGGGCCTCGGCTCGGCCGTCTACCTGTCCGAGTACGCGCCCGAGCGCGTCCGCCGCACGGTCAAGCCGGTGCTGGAGCTGCTGGCCGGCATGCCGACGATCGTGCTCGGCTTCTTCGCCCTCGAGTCGCTCGTCCCCGCGCTGAAGGCGATCGGGGTGCTGGACGAGACGCAGCTGTTCAGCGCGCTGGCGGCCGGCATCGTGGTCGGCATCCTCATCACGCCCCTGATCAGCTCGCTGGCGGAGGACGCGATGCGCGCGGTGCCGCGGTCGATGCGCGAGGGCGCGTACGGCGTCGGCGCGACCCGGCGCCACGTGGCGACCCGCATCGTGTTCCCCGCGGCCCTGTCGGGCATCGCGGCCGGCGTCGTCCTCGGGCTCTCGCGGGCGGTGGGCGAGACGATGGCCGTGACCCTCGCCGCCGGGGCGCAGCCCAACCTGTCGGGTGACCCCACGGCGCCGATGCAGACGATCACCGCCTACATCGTCCAGGTGTCCCAGGGCGAGGCGACCCGCGGCAGCCTCACCTACACCTCCATCTTCGCCGTCGGCATCCTGCTCTTCGTGGTGACCCTGCTCATCAACCTGGTCGCGGTGCGCATCGTGCGCCGCTTCCGCACCGTCTACCAGTAG
- a CDS encoding PstS family phosphate ABC transporter substrate-binding protein, with the protein MARARRLATVAAAAALAVGSLGLVACGDDDDGSADTTGGGGAASLSGDILIDGSSTVAPLSSAAAEAFAGEHSGVNITVGTSGTGGGFERFCAGETDISDASRAIKEDEAAACEQAGVTYQELRVASDGITVVTGAGADVGSDDITMDQLKAVWMPDSKVKNWADIPGGSFTSAPLTLAGPGSQSGTYDFFNEEVLGEDASGETITPRQDYTASEDDNVIVRAVQSAEAGMGYFGFSYFEENQDTLKALSVDGVAPSAETITSGDYPLSRPLFIYVKDASLERPEVAGYVRYYLENAVQLAEDAQYVPAPQDSLDEALAKLPAEQ; encoded by the coding sequence ATGGCTCGTGCACGTCGCTTGGCCACGGTCGCCGCAGCCGCGGCGCTCGCCGTGGGCTCGCTCGGCCTCGTCGCATGCGGCGACGACGACGACGGCTCGGCGGACACCACCGGCGGCGGAGGCGCCGCCTCGCTCTCCGGGGACATCCTGATCGACGGCTCCTCGACCGTCGCGCCGCTCTCCTCGGCGGCCGCCGAGGCCTTCGCCGGCGAGCACTCCGGCGTCAACATCACGGTCGGCACGTCCGGCACCGGCGGCGGCTTCGAGCGCTTCTGCGCGGGCGAGACCGACATCTCGGACGCCTCGCGCGCCATCAAGGAGGACGAGGCGGCGGCCTGCGAGCAGGCCGGCGTCACCTACCAGGAGCTGCGCGTCGCCTCCGACGGCATCACGGTCGTCACCGGCGCCGGCGCGGACGTCGGCTCCGACGACATCACGATGGACCAGCTGAAGGCGGTCTGGATGCCCGACTCGAAGGTCAAGAACTGGGCCGACATCCCGGGCGGCTCGTTCACCAGCGCGCCGCTCACCCTCGCCGGCCCCGGCTCGCAGTCGGGCACGTACGACTTCTTCAACGAGGAGGTCCTCGGCGAGGACGCGAGCGGCGAGACGATCACCCCGCGGCAGGACTACACGGCCTCGGAGGACGACAACGTGATCGTGCGCGCCGTCCAGAGCGCCGAGGCGGGCATGGGCTACTTCGGGTTCTCGTACTTCGAGGAGAACCAGGACACGCTGAAGGCGCTGTCGGTGGACGGCGTGGCGCCGTCGGCCGAGACGATCACCTCCGGCGACTACCCGCTCTCGCGGCCGCTCTTCATCTACGTGAAGGATGCCTCGCTCGAGCGGCCCGAGGTGGCCGGGTACGTCCGCTACTACCTCGAGAACGCCGTCCAGCTCGCCGAGGACGCCCAGTACGTGCCGGCACCGCAGGACTCGCTGGACGAGGCGCTGGCCAAGCTGCCGGCGGAGCAGTAG
- a CDS encoding sugar-transfer associated ATP-grasp domain-containing protein, with product MIDEARRQSLRVARGLARRGRDGAARARRSAWIAGAVLRDGGPGAALPLARRAAHLLGPRRFGLEEAYTLGLLDPRAADDLVDASVSKRELIALQARLNPNEFWYLTEDKAVFSRLAEAVGVRVPALLAILCDTGPGWSATGEPLARAGDWERLFAEGLPDTFVVKPARGYHGLGVRVVERRDGLLHQLGGEAVTPAQLARELVADRQFHIHVVQERITNAPGVPGARSAVQTARIATLVERDGSVRPLNAFFRSALEGNVIDNFRHGATGNLVAPLDPASGTVLGLTAVGDDGVLREVEPPPGTNAPAPGTRMPMWDECLELVRFAAPRFLPMRTLGWDVAVTPDGPTIVEANMWWDPVGSVHGVRAALDALRAAA from the coding sequence ATGATCGACGAGGCCCGTCGGCAGTCACTGCGCGTCGCGCGCGGCCTCGCGCGCCGCGGGCGCGACGGCGCCGCGCGGGCGCGCCGCAGCGCGTGGATCGCCGGCGCGGTCCTGCGCGACGGCGGCCCGGGGGCGGCCCTGCCGCTCGCCCGCCGCGCGGCCCACCTGCTGGGGCCTCGCCGGTTCGGGCTGGAGGAGGCCTACACCCTCGGGCTGCTCGACCCGCGCGCGGCGGACGACCTCGTCGACGCCTCGGTCAGCAAGCGGGAGCTGATCGCGCTGCAGGCCCGCCTCAACCCGAACGAGTTCTGGTACCTGACCGAGGACAAGGCGGTCTTCTCCCGCCTCGCCGAGGCGGTCGGCGTGCGGGTTCCGGCGCTGCTGGCGATCCTCTGCGACACCGGTCCCGGCTGGTCGGCGACGGGCGAGCCGCTCGCCCGCGCCGGCGACTGGGAGCGCCTGTTCGCCGAGGGCCTGCCCGACACGTTCGTGGTCAAGCCGGCCCGCGGCTACCACGGCCTGGGCGTGCGGGTGGTCGAGCGGCGCGACGGGCTGCTGCACCAGCTCGGCGGCGAGGCGGTCACGCCCGCGCAGCTCGCGCGCGAGCTCGTCGCCGATCGCCAGTTCCACATCCACGTGGTGCAGGAGCGGATCACCAACGCGCCCGGGGTGCCCGGCGCGCGCAGCGCCGTCCAGACGGCCCGCATCGCGACGCTCGTGGAGCGCGACGGGTCCGTCCGGCCGCTCAACGCGTTCTTCAGGTCGGCGCTCGAGGGCAACGTCATCGACAACTTCCGCCACGGGGCGACCGGGAACCTGGTCGCGCCGCTCGATCCCGCGTCGGGCACGGTCCTGGGCCTCACCGCGGTCGGCGACGACGGCGTCCTGCGCGAGGTGGAGCCGCCGCCCGGGACGAACGCGCCGGCGCCGGGCACGCGGATGCCGATGTGGGACGAGTGCCTGGAGCTCGTGCGCTTCGCGGCGCCGCGCTTCCTGCCCATGCGCACGCTCGGCTGGGACGTGGCCGTGACCCCCGACGGGCCGACGATCGTGGAGGCGAACATGTGGTGGGACCCGGTCGGCTCCGTGCACGGGGTGCGCGCCGCGCTCGACGCCCTGAGGGCTGCGGCGTGA
- a CDS encoding sugar-transfer associated ATP-grasp domain-containing protein: MSALAAAARLRGRIAHAAGWRLREARSWAGRTAEIARATRAEHPGRDAALARRAVDLLARRGFTLDEAYTLGLFDPSLGQAELDDRVPKRRMVREQAALNPNELWYLTEDKAIFYRYAEAVGVRVPVLHAILCESGPAWTRTGAVLTGPSDWARHLETAVPDEFVVKPARGYYGLGVRLVSRRDGALHVVGAGPTSADALCRELAEDRQFHIHLVQERLRDHPEMPGGGRALQTLRVITLMDRLNEPRVINSQWRLAVGGGVIDNFHGGTTGNVLSIVQDLRDGTLGPVIRAGERRRFELVPAGSIPGTPAPGARVPLWDEVVDLVHTAARRFLPMRCIGWDVAVTPDGPVIVEANIWWDPPSPQRGTGELVRLMRESLGD; the protein is encoded by the coding sequence GTGAGCGCGCTCGCGGCGGCCGCCCGGCTGCGGGGAAGGATCGCCCACGCGGCCGGCTGGCGCCTGCGCGAGGCGCGCTCGTGGGCCGGCCGGACCGCCGAGATCGCCCGCGCGACGCGCGCCGAGCACCCCGGGCGCGACGCCGCGCTGGCCCGGCGGGCGGTCGACCTGCTGGCACGGCGGGGCTTCACGCTGGACGAGGCGTACACGCTGGGGCTGTTCGACCCCTCGCTCGGGCAGGCGGAGCTCGACGACCGGGTCCCCAAACGGCGGATGGTCCGCGAGCAGGCCGCGCTCAACCCCAACGAGCTCTGGTACCTGACCGAGGACAAGGCGATCTTCTACCGCTACGCCGAGGCGGTCGGCGTGCGGGTGCCCGTCCTCCACGCCATCCTCTGCGAGTCCGGGCCGGCGTGGACGCGCACCGGCGCCGTGCTGACCGGCCCGTCCGACTGGGCCCGGCACCTCGAGACCGCCGTCCCGGACGAGTTCGTGGTCAAGCCGGCGCGCGGCTACTACGGGCTCGGCGTGCGGCTGGTGTCCCGCCGCGACGGGGCCCTCCACGTGGTGGGCGCCGGCCCGACGAGCGCCGACGCGCTGTGCCGCGAGCTCGCGGAGGACCGCCAGTTCCACATCCACCTCGTGCAGGAGCGCCTGCGCGACCACCCCGAGATGCCGGGGGGCGGGCGCGCCCTGCAGACGCTGCGGGTGATCACGCTGATGGACCGGCTCAACGAGCCGCGCGTGATCAACTCGCAGTGGCGGCTCGCCGTGGGCGGCGGGGTCATCGACAACTTCCACGGCGGCACGACCGGCAACGTGCTGTCGATCGTGCAGGACCTCCGGGACGGCACCCTCGGCCCCGTGATCCGCGCCGGTGAGCGGCGGCGCTTCGAGCTGGTGCCGGCCGGCAGCATCCCGGGCACCCCGGCCCCCGGGGCGCGGGTGCCGCTGTGGGACGAGGTGGTCGACCTCGTGCACACGGCCGCCCGGCGGTTCCTGCCGATGCGCTGCATCGGCTGGGACGTGGCGGTCACGCCCGACGGCCCGGTCATCGTCGAGGCCAACATCTGGTGGGACCCGCCCTCGCCGCAGCGCGGCACCGGCGAGCTCGTGCGGCTGATGCGCGAGTCCCTGGGGGACTGA
- a CDS encoding CoA-binding protein has translation MARFAGMADGAPSDEVRRILERHRRIAMVGLSPREDRPSHRVMVHMRAQGYAITPVNPTCDAVDGLPCAASLDEAAERGPLGIVNVFRRAVDIPPVVDDAIRLGAEVVWLQLGLREEGSAARAAAAGLQVVQDRCIKIEHCRFFGGLDVVGLSTGVIGSRRMAAFRP, from the coding sequence GTGGCCCGCTTCGCCGGCATGGCCGACGGCGCGCCCTCCGACGAGGTGCGGCGCATCCTCGAGCGCCACCGGCGCATCGCGATGGTGGGCCTGTCGCCGCGCGAGGACCGCCCCAGCCACCGCGTGATGGTGCACATGCGGGCCCAGGGCTACGCGATCACGCCGGTCAACCCGACCTGCGACGCGGTGGACGGGCTGCCCTGCGCGGCGAGCCTCGACGAGGCGGCCGAGCGCGGGCCGCTCGGCATCGTCAACGTGTTCCGGCGCGCCGTGGACATCCCGCCCGTCGTGGACGACGCGATCCGGCTGGGCGCCGAGGTCGTCTGGCTGCAGCTCGGGCTGCGCGAGGAGGGGTCGGCCGCCCGGGCCGCCGCGGCCGGCCTGCAGGTGGTGCAGGACCGCTGCATCAAGATCGAGCACTGCCGCTTCTTCGGCGGCCTGGACGTGGTCGGGCTCTCGACCGGCGTCATCGGCTCGCGGCGCATGGCGGCGTTCCGGCCGTGA